From Pusillibacter faecalis, one genomic window encodes:
- a CDS encoding D-alanyl-D-alanine carboxypeptidase family protein has product MRTVTIPRSRVFHGPLAVVNRSHPLRGDIPTDLAAPDDRYPDTLMERRAARLLSACIRHVGGGQEIRPVSGWRSREEQQSIWDMALAEEGAAFTRKYVALPGCSEHQSGLAIDLGRACEPVDPICPDFPYDGVFGAFRRAAADYGFIERYQSGKEHLTGIAAEPWHFRYVGVPHARILVSHGLCLEEYPDFLRERPRRCILPGGRAAWAFYIPCAQAEVDIPLPDTCCQLSGDNIGGLIVTAWEKPL; this is encoded by the coding sequence CGGTTGTCAACCGCTCCCATCCCCTTCGCGGAGACATCCCGACTGATCTGGCCGCGCCAGATGACCGCTATCCGGACACTCTGATGGAACGGCGGGCGGCCCGGCTGCTGTCCGCCTGCATCCGTCATGTGGGCGGCGGCCAAGAAATCCGCCCGGTCTCCGGCTGGAGGAGCCGGGAGGAGCAGCAGTCCATCTGGGACATGGCCCTGGCGGAGGAGGGAGCGGCGTTCACCCGGAAATACGTGGCTCTTCCCGGCTGCAGCGAGCACCAGAGCGGCCTTGCCATCGACCTGGGCCGCGCCTGTGAGCCCGTGGACCCCATCTGTCCCGACTTCCCCTACGACGGCGTCTTCGGCGCCTTTCGCCGCGCAGCGGCGGATTATGGCTTTATTGAGCGGTACCAATCCGGCAAGGAACACCTGACCGGGATCGCCGCGGAGCCCTGGCACTTCCGCTATGTGGGGGTGCCCCACGCCCGCATCTTGGTCTCCCACGGCCTGTGCCTGGAGGAGTACCCGGACTTTCTCCGGGAGCGGCCCCGGCGCTGTATCCTCCCGGGCGGGCGGGCGGCCTGGGCTTTCTACATCCCCTGCGCTCAAGCGGAGGTGGATATCCCGCTGCCGGATACGTGCTGTCAACTTTCAGGGGACAATATTGGCGGGCTGATCGTCACCGCCTGGGAGAAGCCGTTGTGA